The Xanthomonas indica sequence GCTCACCGAGGGCAGGCCCAGGCGCAGCGCCGACAGCAGCGCGACGCTGCCGCCCCAGCAGTAGCCCAGGGTGCCGACCTTGCCGGCCGGCGCCAGCGCCTGCGCGGCCGCCTGCACGATGTCCAGGGCGCGGTCGAAGCCGAGCGCGCCGACCAGTTCCAGGCCCTTGCGCACGCCCTCCTGGTCGTAGGCCAGCTGCGCGTCCTTTTCCACCGGATCGAACAGCGCCGGCGCCAGCACTTCGTAGCCGTGCGCGGCGTAGCGGTCGGCGACCTGGCGGATGTAGTCGGTCACCCCGAAGATCTCCTGGATGACCACCAGGCCGCCGCGCGGCGTGCCCTCGGGCAGGGCGTGCCAGGCGGAAACCTGGCCGTGAGCGGTGTCGAGCGTGGTCCAGTGGCCCATACGGCATTCCTGTGGCGTGGGGGAAGCGGCGGATTATCCATGGCCCAGGCTAAGTCGGGGTGAGTGGCCTCACGCGCGGCTGCGGCCGCGCCGGCGGCCCCGGCCGCGGCCCGGTATACTTCGCGCGCTGTTTTTCTCCCAGGCCCCCGGACCCCGGCCCCAATGTCTCTCGCGACCCCCAAAGTCGGCTTCGTCAGCCTTGGCTGCCCGAAGGCCCTTGTCGATTCCGAACGCATCCTCACCCAGCTGCGCGTGGAGGGTTACGCGGTCGTGCCCAGCTACGACGCGGCCGACGTGGTGGTGGTCAACACCTGCGGCTTCATCGATTCGGCGGTGGCCGAGTCGATGGAGGCGATCGGCGAGGCCATGGCCGAGAACGGCAAGGTCATCGTCACCGGCTGCCTGGGCAAGCGTTCGGAGCAGATCCGCGCGGCCTATCCGGACGTGCTGGCGGTGTCCGGCCCGCAGGACTACCAGAGCGTGATGGAAGCGGTGCACGCGGCGCTGCCGCCGCGCCACGACCCGTTCGTGGACCTGCTGCCGCGCGCGCGGGGCGCCGAGGACGACATCGGGGTCAAGCTGACGCCGCGGCATTACGCCTATCTGAAGATTTCCGAGGGCTGCAATCACCGCTGCAGCTTCTGCATCATTCCGTCGATGCGCGGCGACCTCGTGTCGCGCCCGGTCGACGAGGTGCTGCGCGAGGCCGAGCGGTTGGTGAAGGGCGGGGTGCGCGAGTTGCTGGTGGTGTCGCAGGACACCTCGGCCTACGGCGTGGACCTGAAGTACGCCGAGCGCGAGTGGCGCGGCCGCGCCTACCAGACGCGGATGAAGGCGCTGTGCGAGGGCCTGTCGGAAGTGGGAGCGTGGGCGCGCCTGCACTACGTGTACCCGTATCCGCACGTGGACGACGTGATTCCGCTGATGGCCGAGGGCAAGCTGCTGCCGTACCTGGACATTCCGTTCCAGCATGCCAGCCCGCGCATCCTCAAGCTGATGAAGCGGCCGGGCGCGGTGGAGCGCACCCTGGAGCGCGTGCAGCGCTGGCGCGCGCTGTGCCCGGAGATCACCCTGCGTTCGACCTTCATCGTCGGCTTCCCCGGCGAGACCGACGCCGAGTTCGAGCAGTTGCTGGAGTTCCTGGACGCCGCGCAGCTGGACCGCGTCGGCGCGTTCGCCTATTCGCCGGTGGAAGGCGCCAGCGCCAACGCGCTGCCGGATCCGGTGCCGGAAGCACTCAAGCAGGAGCGGCTGGCGCGCTTCATGGAACGGCAGGCGGCGATTTCCGCCGCGCGCCTGGAGGCCAAGATCGGCAGCGTGCAGGAGTGCCTGGTCGACCTGCTGGAGGATGGCATCGCGGTGGCGCGCTCCAAGGCCGATGCGCCGGAGATCGATGGCCTGGTGCATATCCAGAACGGCGGCGAGCTGGGGCTGAAGCCGGGCGACCTGGTACAGGTGGAGATCACCGACAGCGACGAGCACGACCTGTTCGGCGATGCGCTGCCGGTGCAAGCGTCGCCGGCAAAACCGCTGGACCTGCGGGTGCTCTGAGGTCGCAGGCGGCCGCATGCAGGGCGCCACGGCGCCACGGCGCCGCGCGCTCAGGGCGTGGCGTAGTCCACCGCGACCACCACGAAGCTATGGCGGCCGCCGGGCAACTGCGCTTCCACTTCGTCGTCGATGCGCTTTTTCAGCAGCGCCCGCGCCAGCGGCGAATCGATGCTGATCCAGCCGCGCGCCGCGTCGGTCTCGTCCGGCCCGACGATGCGGTAGCGGCGCAGCTCGCCGCTGTCGGCATCCTCCAGTTCGATGTGCGCGCCGAAGAACACCGCCTGCGGGTCGGACGGCGCCTCGGCGACCACGCGCAGCGCTTCCAGGCGCTTGCTCAGGTAGCGCACGCGGCGGTCGATCTCGCCCAGTTGCTTCTTGCGGTAGGTGTACTCGGCGTTCTCCGAGCGGTCGCCCTCGGCCGCGGCCGCGGCCAGCGCCTTGACCACCTCGGGGCGGCGCACCCGCCACAGCTCCTCCAGCTCGGCCTTGAGCCGGGCATGGCCTTCCGGGGTGATCAGGGCGGTGCTTTTCTCGGCAGGGGGACGCCAGCGGCTCATCGGTGCGACTGCGGTGGAGCGGGGTGGCGATGCTAGCGCGTGCCTGCGGCTTGCGCACCCGCAGGCGATGGCCGAAGCTGGCGCCGCCCCGCACACGAACGTCGCCCGATGCTGATCCTGCCGCTGCACAAGCCGCTGTCGCGGGACAACTTCCCGCTGGTCACGCTGCTGCTGATCCTGCTCAACGTCGCGGTCTACGTCGGCTGGCAGCGCCACGACGGGGCGCCGCTGCGGCAGGCGCTGCGCGTCTACCTGGACTCCGGACTCGGCGCGCTGGAAGCGTCGGCCTATGCGCGCTACCTGGAGCGCAGTGGCGAGCGCGAGGCGCTGGCACGGCTGCAGCAGGTGCCGGCGGCGGAGCGGCCGGCCTTCGTCGGCGCCACCACACTGCACGATGTGCGCTTCGTGCAGGCCATGCGCGACGGCAGCGCATTCGCGGACGCCGATGCGCAACAGGCCTGGGCGCCGCTGCGCGCGCGCTACGACACGCTGCTGCAGCGTGTGTTCACCCTGCGCCATGTGCAGCGCAGCTCCGAATGGGCGCCGGCACGCATGCTCACGTCGGCCTTCCTGCATGCCGACGCCCTGCACCTGGTCGGCAACATGTTGTTCCTGCTGGCGCTGGGCACCTTGCTGGAAGGCGCGATCGGCGGCTGGCGGTTCCTGGCGGTGTACCTGCTCGGTGCGTTCGGTGCCAGCGCGGCGAGCCTGTGGTGGCGTTGGGGCGAAGCCGGGGCGGGGCTCGGCGCCTCCGGGGCCATTGCCGCATTGATGGGCGCGTTCTGCGTGGTGTGGGGGCGGCGCCCGGTGCGCTTCTTCTACTGGGCGGCGGTGCTGTTCGACTACGTGCGCGCCCCGGCCATCGCGCTGCTGCCGCTGTGGCTGGGCTGGGAACTGTACAACCTGCTGTTCAATGGCGATGCCGGCATCGGCTTCGATGCGCATGCCGGCGGCCTGGTGGTCGGCGCGCTGCTCGGCGCGGTGCTGGTGGCGGCCGGACAGACCCGCGAGGCGTTCCTGCGCGACGAGGCCGATGCGCCCCTCGACGACCGCTGGGCGCGTGCGCAGGCGCACCTGGGGCGAATGGAACACCACCAGGCTGGCGTGCTGCTGGATGCGCTGGCCG is a genomic window containing:
- a CDS encoding rhomboid family intramembrane serine protease → MLILPLHKPLSRDNFPLVTLLLILLNVAVYVGWQRHDGAPLRQALRVYLDSGLGALEASAYARYLERSGEREALARLQQVPAAERPAFVGATTLHDVRFVQAMRDGSAFADADAQQAWAPLRARYDTLLQRVFTLRHVQRSSEWAPARMLTSAFLHADALHLVGNMLFLLALGTLLEGAIGGWRFLAVYLLGAFGASAASLWWRWGEAGAGLGASGAIAALMGAFCVVWGRRPVRFFYWAAVLFDYVRAPAIALLPLWLGWELYNLLFNGDAGIGFDAHAGGLVVGALLGAVLVAAGQTREAFLRDEADAPLDDRWARAQAHLGRMEHHQAGVLLDALAAEAPQRFDVALARYRLAANAGQAASARARAMEVMRLVAPSVQEARQQAGVLQAAGDLDAPTRAALFARWMALGLLAEAEALLAQDAVSPREQQAQAWFRLALGHGERQATAEWRRVLEALIVRYPDLPPADKARFLLANA
- the greB gene encoding transcription elongation factor GreB, encoding MSRWRPPAEKSTALITPEGHARLKAELEELWRVRRPEVVKALAAAAAEGDRSENAEYTYRKKQLGEIDRRVRYLSKRLEALRVVAEAPSDPQAVFFGAHIELEDADSGELRRYRIVGPDETDAARGWISIDSPLARALLKKRIDDEVEAQLPGGRHSFVVVAVDYATP
- a CDS encoding dienelactone hydrolase family protein — translated: MGHWTTLDTAHGQVSAWHALPEGTPRGGLVVIQEIFGVTDYIRQVADRYAAHGYEVLAPALFDPVEKDAQLAYDQEGVRKGLELVGALGFDRALDIVQAAAQALAPAGKVGTLGYCWGGSVALLSALRLGLPSVSYYGGRNTQFLDETPKAPVLFHFGAQDGSIPADSIQQHREKLPQMQTFVYPAGHGFDRHVDPNHYDADSAELARERSLAFLAEHLG
- the rimO gene encoding 30S ribosomal protein S12 methylthiotransferase RimO; protein product: MSLATPKVGFVSLGCPKALVDSERILTQLRVEGYAVVPSYDAADVVVVNTCGFIDSAVAESMEAIGEAMAENGKVIVTGCLGKRSEQIRAAYPDVLAVSGPQDYQSVMEAVHAALPPRHDPFVDLLPRARGAEDDIGVKLTPRHYAYLKISEGCNHRCSFCIIPSMRGDLVSRPVDEVLREAERLVKGGVRELLVVSQDTSAYGVDLKYAEREWRGRAYQTRMKALCEGLSEVGAWARLHYVYPYPHVDDVIPLMAEGKLLPYLDIPFQHASPRILKLMKRPGAVERTLERVQRWRALCPEITLRSTFIVGFPGETDAEFEQLLEFLDAAQLDRVGAFAYSPVEGASANALPDPVPEALKQERLARFMERQAAISAARLEAKIGSVQECLVDLLEDGIAVARSKADAPEIDGLVHIQNGGELGLKPGDLVQVEITDSDEHDLFGDALPVQASPAKPLDLRVL